The nucleotide sequence CCCAGGACTTATTTCCGAACTTCTCCACAGTATCCGCGAGAGGTAATCTATAAACCAGCCTCCCTAAACCTTGTTCTCCTCGGTTCGTATAACAAACGGAAGTGATCGGGAAATTCACTTTAAAATTGAGTGCATTTCCTCGGATGAGTCTTAAAGTTTCACTCAGGATCTTTTTCTCTCCGTCCATCTGCATGGATTCCAAGGATTTGCTGATAGAAGGAAATTCTCTTTTGATATAGATCGTATTGGCCTTTTCTTTTTTGATCTGAACGTTTCCGAGAAGTACATTTTCCAATTGAGAAATGTCCGTAAAATCAACCTTGTAAGTGACTTTTGCTTTTTCTCGGAATGCGCCAGGCTCGGCTTCGGAACTTTCTAATTTTTGAAAGGTATAATCTTTTAATATGAGGCTTTTGGAAAAAAATCCTTTATTCAATCGGTTTTGGATCTCTTCTTTTCTGGTGGGAAGGAATTTGATCAATGATTCTTCCGACTTACGTTTGGTCGGAACCACATAAGAGATTTCCAAAGTGCCGCTTAAGTTGGAATTGATAGTGAGAGTCTCTTCGTATTCGAAACATCCGAATAAAAGAAAACAGAGTAAAAAAAGTGATTTCTGGAAGAAGCGGATGGAAAAGCCCGATCGCATACCTCAATTCGCACGGAACCTTTCTTTTTCGTCAACGGTAAAAGAAAAAACCCCCGCAGTCGACCGCGGAGGTTTTCACATATTCGAAAGTCTTATTTGGAAATCGGGTATGCTTCGTTTCCGTGTTCCAGAATATCCAGACCTTGGATCTCTTCGTCTTCGGAAACTCTTAAACCGATAGTGAATCTGAGCGCAAAGAAGATTAATAAACTCGCTCCGAATGCCCAAATAAATCCGATCCCTACTCCTTGGAGCTGAACCAATAATTGGTCAATTCCACCGCCGAAGAATAGACCGTTCACTCCGCCGAAAGCTTCCTCAGCGAATAGGCCGGCAGCGATGGTTCCCCATGCTCCACAGACACCATGAACGGATACCGCTCCTACAGGATCGTCTACTTTGATCTTATCAAAGAATAACACGCTGAATACTACAAGCACCCCGGCAACCAGTCCGATGATGATCGCTGAACTAATACTGACGTTCGCACAAGGTGCAGTGATCGCCACAAGTCCCGCCAAAGCGCCGTTTAAGGTTAGACCTATGTCCGGCTTTTTGAAAAGGATCCAGGTAACCAACATGGAAGAAACCGCACCTGCGGCCGCCGCAAAGTTAGTCGTAACAGCTATGATAGCAAAGGTTCCTCCACCAACGGAAGTAGTG is from Leptospira sp. WS58.C1 and encodes:
- a CDS encoding LIC11874 family lipoprotein, producing the protein MRSGFSIRFFQKSLFLLCFLLFGCFEYEETLTINSNLSGTLEISYVVPTKRKSEESLIKFLPTRKEEIQNRLNKGFFSKSLILKDYTFQKLESSEAEPGAFREKAKVTYKVDFTDISQLENVLLGNVQIKKEKANTIYIKREFPSISKSLESMQMDGEKKILSETLRLIRGNALNFKVNFPITSVCYTNRGEQGLGRLVYRLPLADTVEKFGNKSWDYRITFVY